Sequence from the Argopecten irradians isolate NY chromosome 12, Ai_NY, whole genome shotgun sequence genome:
aaatatcataTCTGGGTTTAATGGGTTGTTTggttagttttacgtcctattaacagccagggtcatttaaggatatgccAGGTTTGTATATCGGATGAAAGTATGAGTATTCGGAGAAACACCatcgaccagtggtcagtacagGGTGTCCCATAAATAATGCTACTCTCCCAAAGTTTAGTAATATGTTGGATACATAATGTAATTTCACCAAAAAAATGTCCGCAATCATAAATTTCGTTTtcttcataaacaaaataaactacGTAATTTTAATAACGATTTTGTACCTGCACCTGCACCGCATGgcattcgaactcgcgacccagaatTTTAATACACAGTCAAAGTTTGTTATGTTAATACATTGACTTTACAAATGCCATAAAATACCGCTATTGACCATTTATTTTCATGTCTTTAAATTTATGTATTCCATGTCACAAAGTAGTTGTGTAatgaatgtatatatgtgttgtttgtttgaacCTCTTGTAAGGGACAATATTTATATGAACGCTCACCCTAAGGACACAACTTCGACAAATTTGTCTATGAagtaaaatatatgttgtttgatataacatattttcattttttttacagataAGAAAGACCATACATTGACTTACATTGGTCTAGCTATTGCTCTCGTGGTTGTCATCACCATTGTCGCTGTGTACCTATTCTTCCGATATATAAGCAAACGAAATAAACAGGGAGTGCTGATAGAGCCCGCTTCTCGTTACATGGAAAACGAATCTGCTGATAGCCCTTCTCAACAGACACAACCAGGTATCAAAACCGGACAAAGTAAGATATTCAACTTAAATCGAGAAATACTATTATCAGATTTCTTCTGGTTTTATCTGCTTTGAAAACGTAACCTCGATATAGATATAAATGCATGAAATTTCCTCTAGGTATAAAACATGGAAATAAGGCAGGGAAATTGTTAATGTGCCTGCCATAGACTGGTTATTTATATACTCGCCCTCGCACAATTTATGGTCCTCTGAAATTTGTTTTTCACGGGTATTATATCTGAGTATTTACATTGTTTCGGGTTTCTTTTATTTGCTTGAcctttttttaattctatatatAAAGATTTATTGTTTTCAAGGTTTTCAATGTGATCCTGAATATCGAAATAGTTAAACAAACGATTAtttagtacacatgtataattatgcACTAATAGAGTATGTTGAACAATAAGTTTTGTATTTTGCTATTTCCATAACAAATGTGTATTTTTGTCGCTATTATAACTATTTTGGTTTGGTAATTCAGTGTATGTTCTCCTTCTTCACGGTAACAAGGGGCACAATGAAGGGGATGGCTCAGGCGATACAATATGGCTAGCGTCTTCTGTTTTGTCATTATAAAGCATTCGTTATGTTTTACCAGGTCCATTTACGGTGCAATGCACATGGTAGGTTTACattaatgaaatattgcacagaagtgattaatacatatatttgtgcTTGTagtactttttatttatattttagatGCAAACCATCCTCAGCCAGAGAAGATAGGTATCCTAAATTCTAAGACGGACCCTCCCTCAGATTATTCCGAGACATCCAAACATCCCCTGTCTGTGTAATCCATTGATGTAGGAAGGAGTGTTGACCTAGTGAAAACACTAACTTCGATATACATAACGTGTAAATATGACACAGCGAACAATGTCGAAAATTGTAATCTATCGAAAAGACTATCATTTTTCATTATGAAATCCTTTAGATAAAACATTCAGGTCTAAGGCTAGccataaatatattttggttTCTGGTCTTGTCGTtttttaacatgtatttatGCATTAAATTAtcacatttattaaatatatggTCTGTAGACTTTTATCAAGAATAGAACTCCGGCATCTAGATAGACCATATATTTCAAAAGCGATAGTTCAatacttatatattttaaaatttattaatcATAGTTATGATGAAGGAAGCACTGTATATGCGGACATTCCCATAATAAGCAGAGATTTTGCTTATTCTTTGGATACAATATCCCTGTCTATACTATCTGTTTATGATACACACTTTTTACCAAAAGATTGTAAAGGCCAATATTGGAGTAATTATGCCTATCAAAATATCCGATGGATAACTAATAAGAAACAGTTGCTGGTCAACCCCTTTATtgtgttaatttttttatagATAACAAGTGTAAAAGCAATAAGATTTTAACAACCAGTTTCTACTACAAACGAATATAATTAACTTTTTGAGGAAACAAAAtctaaaaatctaaaaaaattgAGACTACTTAATGAGCGAGTAATATCTATTGGAAAATGTGATACCGAAATCAgagcaatgttttttttttttttttttttttaattatagtTATCCCCAAAGTCAAATGAATATACTGTTGTGGGATAATTATTGAGCGTTATCCTTTCCGGCTGAGGGAGAGGCTCTTCATGCCTCAGACAAATACGTCATTAACAAAGTCCCGTACATCATAAGCTTTATgatatttcattgtttaatgGTTAATTAAAACCGATTGCGACATTTCACGTGACAAACGAATACATCATTGAAAAAAGTCCCGGTTAAAGGTAAGACTGTAAAACCAAACATGTGAGCtttatgatatttcataatttaacGGTTGGTAACTAGCAGGTAAAAACTAATTTTCGTAGGATATCTCAAATATATTCcggaacattttttttgtaataattattCTGATTGCCTTaaggaaaatataaacaaataaacaaacagatAGAAAGTGAAATAGCGtgaaagagatattttgattgattgaaaataaagaatgaaaggAGAATGATATGTGAAAGCCCTCCTGCCAGAGGACAAGATTTGTAGACAAAATTGTCTTCGTTTTTGAAAATagaatatattgtttaaaaaaaaaaagaaaaaaaaaagtttaacgGTTGGTTAAAACTTATAACCAATAATAAACAATGATTGAttatggagaaaaaaaatatcgtaATGTGGTTacgtattttgttttgttctctTTGTTTGTTAGTTATTTTCGTGTTTTTATGTAATCGATGtacatatttgtaaatattaatttgagTAAAGGTACGTTTTGTTGACTCATTTATTATAAACCAGTTTAAAACATATTACAATAAATACTAATTTTGTGCAATATTTATTCGGAAATATTTTACCCTTGTCATTAAGAGTGAATATGTATGTGgaaatctgattttttttattttaacattttattattttattttacaaaagtcTCCTATTTGTCTTCCCTTTACAAAGCGTCTCAGTAACAATTATTGTTTCTTGATCATAAAAAAGACTCGACAAATCCGCTCAtgtattctttattttataatatgtcTCTTAGCCACTCATTACGTTACAAGGTATCAAGCCTTTGTTTCGTCTGATAGATAATTACAACATTATGTCATTTTTGTTAGTGTACAAGTTTCCCAAGCCcaattattgttttctttatgttacaaaatgccTCAAGCTCACCCATTCTTTTACAAAGTAAAGcatttgtataatattatactATTTTTCTTAGTGACTCTACAAAGTTTCTCACgtttatttattgtttctgtttttataCCACCCACTCAGCATTTAATCTCATTTATTCTTCTATTAGGACATGTATGATATTATGCCTTTTAAGCAGTACAAATATCTCTATATttatctctctctctccccactctctctccctctctctctctaccTCTACCtctcccctctctctctctccctctctctctctctctctctctctccctccctctccctcctcccCCATCTCCCTCCCtccctctctctccctctctccctctctctctctctctcttttttttttttttttttttttacaaaatttcgACTTCTTtttagtacatttgtattgttaAAATTAGATATTCTCTCTCTCTGGAGAAGGATTGTTTGAAAATTTATgtcatgttatatatttttttataatttaatgattttgtcaatAACATAGACATGTATTTAATAAAGTTTTCACCAAATGATCGTTCCAcacttatcattttttttattcgaCAGGGTAGATAGAGGATGCATAAATCATATATCATGATAATATAACACATATTACAATAAGTgataaatgaattttgaaatgttatttcAAAACTCTGTGATACGGGGCTTATTGCTCATGAAATCGACGCCTGTTTTAAATGGTTAACTTTCGGGATTTAGTTCTATAGCTCTAACATGCAACTAcattattttaagataaatgataaatgatgaTTCAACaagaactacatgtatttataactaTTATATACCATATTTGGTAGTTACCTTACTGAATTCacaattattgtttttgtttaacaaTTAAATCGATTTAAAAATCCGAGGTAATTGTCGACTTATTgataaattaacaaattaactGCGAATGTTTTTGAGAGACATAAATACAGGACATAGTTAAAACCTAACACCATAGAAATGTTAACACTTCTCTAATTGATTACATAGTGATTACATAGCTTTGTTCAATTACCAGTATCACGACTTCCTGGATGCATGTCTGCTAAACTAGCTACACTTAGTTTCGAGagttatgtaaatatttaaagtaGTTGTAAAACAGACACCTTAACGATATATACGAACAGTCTTTGGCCCATATTAATTTAGTGTATGTCCTCCTGATCACAGTAACAAGGGGCACAATGAAGGGAATGGCTCAGGTGTAACAATATGGCTAGCGTCTtctgttttatcattataaagCATTCGTTATGTTTTACTAGGTCCATTTACGGTGCAATGTACATGGTAGCTTTACATTAATGAACAGTTGACATAACCGTAAAGGTGTTCCAAGGAATCTCAAAATCGTCAGCGCCCGAAATGGCAGCTCCGTTTATATTTTAGGGAGTATAGAAAGAACTTGATATGATCCAATAATGATGGACCTCTtttatttgtttagttttacgtcttattaatagccatggttaTCTTAATGCGTGTCAAGTTTGATGGTGAAGGAAACCGGAGTGTCCGGAGCAAAACCaatcgaccagcggtcagtcTCTGGCAATTGCTCTACAAGGGATTTGAACTCGTGTCCCAGAGATGATGGAACCCATACACTGAACTGtctcaaaaataatatattcatGTATTACAGTGGAACTAAAATTTccaaatgtttgtttataaataactaaaattttgtaGACGGTATCGAACTTATTTTCTCTAATGTTTATAAATTACTCTCCATTATTTGATTAGTCGTGTATTGTCTTAGGatgttcatttatataattCGATCTAGTTAGGGTTTTTTTCCCTGTCCTATATTCTGACATCGAACATACTAATCCTATATTAAAAAATCAAGAGCATGATCGTTTACGCCATGTGTAAACACCATTTGAACACCGTTTTTAAATATAACGATGACACAATCAGATATGTACTTTGTGGAAAACGTCACTTCACTGTACCGGATCGGTGTTGGCAGTACCTGTTCCTAATCAAGGTGAGTTTAATTAGTGAACACTTctaattaaatgtatttatttattgctGTATggtaattaacaaaatatagtTATATTACTTATACATTTCGATAATTAGTGTACTCATGATATACATTAAGATGTAAATCACGTGTGTTGTAATGAAAACTTCCCTATATGAGAATACTTCAACTATATTAATGATTATttttgcttttaattttttttctaatcaaatttcttattaaaattttaattgacTGAATATCATAGAATGAGGGTGAGGGTGCGATGGAATTAATTACTCGAAGATACCTAcatcatttattgtttataGGTTTCAATATGTTAAAAACAAGATTCACTATTGGTAAATCCGATGTTGTGATATGGTACATCATTCAATATAGAAAATGCTAATGGGCTCAATCTGTATACAAGTGAAATGTCATCAGACTTACGACAAACAGCGTTGATTTTATGCAGTGCCAGTACAGTGCAAACATAATTGGGTAAATAAAGCAGAAGTACCATCATCTAAAGCCATTTTACATGTAGAGCTCGTCGCTAGGCGGCTTCCACATTGCAATAGGCTTATATTATCATGCAGTGAGGACGCACTTTAAGATAATCAGATGTATTATAAAGTTTAAATGTGTATAACAACATAGTTTGGTGTGTGTCTGCTGTTCGTTCAACATTACGGATTTCTTGCACCTGGTGAAGGCAGCTCTCTGAGTTAATAAAAtcacttttaattttactttaaattcatataattcaattttgtttgtaatgagcattttcattggcttaaaatttagttaatcagcccataaaggaaaaaaatggcgtcgaaatttgtaacgttgcttctgattggctgaggtatcacggcgtaatgatttcaaagacaaaatatttcttaatgcattttgagtattgaagagactatatttagtaaattgaattataaggattaattttatttgcttttttatgttatggagctATAACACAAGATTCTGTGTGTACTCTCATCATTTCATCTCAAATTTTTCAACAAGTTAATCCTTAACTATTTAtctgctatacatgtatatattgttgtttcagaGGTATAGACCTTTCCGAGATGAAGTTGATATGGCTCATCGTCACTACATTTGTAGTTGGTATCGTCTCTGGAAAGGGTAAGTGTATTGTAAATAATTCAGACGGAAAACTATTGCTGCGTCAATGATACTTTGTGTGTTAATCAAACTAACATTGTaaagtttcgtatttttataagcatttcatatttaaaagtGTAAAGGCTAATATGACGCCATCATACATTGTCCTCAAGGATATACAGGATAAAATAGATACATGGATAGTTGGAGTAAATAAAACTAGATATATTCGAAAAGAATTACCGATGTTAAATTCAAAACGGTCGTAATTTGATTTCATGTGATGAATAATTTTACACCGAGTTATAATTAATTTACGTATTgtttttttgtgggtttttgGTTTTGAACAAAGTAATAAAATGAATGAAGACATTGATTCGTCAAATGACCTGGTTCATCTTAGAGAGTATATTCTAAAACACTTtgttgaaaattaaaaagatatatatgaatattaaaacgAAACAAAATACTTGTGTAGAACTACTTTTtctatctttgcatattacatagtcatCTATCCTTGCAAGATGGTATCAGTTATGAAGTCATTACATGAAGTTCAAAAATACGTCATTTTCCCTGAAAAATCACTTTATGTTCATTCGCAATTCCATAACGTATTAAATACCTCCCCGCATAATATTTTCAGGACTTCTTCTAATTGTAACTTTTCACCCATGAAATGTAAAGTAACCAAAGTTGTCTGAGTTTTTCAGATCAGGTGCTTCGTTTGGATGCCAGAACGTGTCCGTATAAGATTTATGAATTGGATGAGGACAAGAAGATACAGGTGAAATGGGATGGACGTAAACTGCCTGATGTTTGTGAATTATCCTTCCACGGTAGCAGTGATTCGCATGTgttaaacaaatacaaaatctgCGTGGAAACACGGAATTTTTACATCGACTCGTGTGATTTCACTATGAAATATTACAATGGATTTGGCCTTCAAGCAACCAAGGTAATACATATTCTGAAAATGAATTGCGATTCAGGGTGTTCGCTCTAATGCAAACCCCACGTAATGACAATTACTGTTTGTCCTTTTGTTTCTATGATTTTCATgtcatttatgaaatattaatcTTAAAAAGGAATACCGGGGCATGAAATTTAACTTCGGTTGAAACACTGAGAATCTATTATTTAGCagatttattatattaattactgAATATTTCATAGACTTCTCACTCTCGTTATCGCGAAATAACAACGTGTATATCATGATTCTGATTCAGCTAACTACATGGCATATTTTACTCCATTAATTTGTTTGTATAGTTTGTCATGCTATTAATTGTAGTTGATATAAATGCAGAAAGACGAACGCTGTGAATAAACATTTGATGTCAATATTTGTACTCTAATTGAGTGCTCTGAAAGCCTTTGAAACAGTATTTTAAATTTTCGGTAAAATCAGTATAGATTATCATTAAGCAGTTATTTCCTTGACGAAAAACTAAGCAACCAAACATTTGGGGTTGAGACAGCTTATATCATTAATATTgtcatttatttatgtttatacgcatgtaaacaaatattatgcaTATAATCAAAAACTATTTTCATGAAGAAAGAATCAATAGTTTTTACAAGTTATTATCATGATTTTACCGATTGCTATATATGAATCTAATTCATACTTCATTTGTCACCTTTGCATAATCAAAAGATTAAATGACAAAGTATTGCAtcttgaaatattattttgtgcAGCACTTATAAGcataaaaagtttaaaattacGTTCATTGTATAAtccattttgatatttgaaatgataattttaaacACTGCgtaaatttatttatcaatttcaCTTATAGGAATATAATTGTAACACCCGTTCGCTTCCACCCAAATTTTGCGCCAATGAAAGCACATATTTTGAAATCCACTTCACAACAGGACCAACCTCTTCCTCCTCTGTCACATTGGAGGTATCCGCCATATTAACATGTAAgtattgttaaaaattaagaaaTCCATTTTCTCAATTACATATAGGATCTTAATTTGTCGTTATTCCATacgaaattttatgaaaaaagtc
This genomic interval carries:
- the LOC138336810 gene encoding uncharacterized protein isoform X1, producing the protein MKLIWLIVTTFVVGIVSGKDQVLRLDARTCPYKIYELDEDKKIQVKWDGRKLPDVCELSFHGSSDSHVLNKYKICVETRNFYIDSCDFTMKYYNGFGLQATKEYNCNTRSLPPKFCANESTYFEIHFTTGPTSSSSVTLEVSAILTYEENNIPLYVGLSIGGVSCIVIVFVALYILCRMRSQKKKKNQRPTTQHPMNHMTAQQHHQATPTAPPFNPNQYGQSGQGTLCRNRGNRCNSNKFILTQSNFSVKSILHRFTQW
- the LOC138336810 gene encoding uncharacterized protein isoform X2, producing the protein MKLIWLIVTTFVVGIVSGKDQVLRLDARTCPYKIYELDEDKKIQVKWDGRKLPDVCELSFHGSSDSHVLNKYKICVETRNFYIDSCDFTMKYYNGFGLQATKEYNCNTRSLPPKFCANESTYFEIHFTTGPTSSSSVTLEVSAILTYEENNIPLYVGLSIGGVSCIVIVFVALYILCRMRSQKKKKNQRPTTQHPMNHMTAQQHHQATPTAPPFNPNQYGQSGQGIYPGHAIMPTYSGSFTGGPNHHPPM